One Deltaproteobacteria bacterium DNA window includes the following coding sequences:
- a CDS encoding HigA family addiction module antitoxin codes for MTRKVLPPIHPGGILMEEFLIPMGISQYRLAKDIGVSPRRVNEIVHGKRAISADTALRLSRYFGMSERFWINLQGRYDIEMEKDLLADRLDREVRPRAASCLRAS; via the coding sequence ATGACGAGAAAGGTATTGCCGCCGATCCACCCCGGGGGAATCCTTATGGAAGAGTTCCTTATCCCGATGGGTATCAGTCAGTACCGGCTCGCGAAGGACATCGGTGTATCCCCTCGGCGCGTCAATGAGATCGTCCACGGGAAGCGCGCGATCAGCGCCGACACGGCCTTGCGGCTGTCGCGCTACTTCGGGATGTCGGAGCGGTTCTGGATCAACCTGCAGGGGCGGTACGACATCGAGATGGAGAAAGACCTGCTGGCCGACCGTCTCGACCGCGAGGTGCGCCCCCGTGCCGCAA
- a CDS encoding type II toxin-antitoxin system RelE/ParE family toxin, whose protein sequence is MIRGFRCKETEGLFGRRFSRRLPGDVQRVARRKLEILDAAEMLEDLRIPPANRLEKLHGKREGQYSIRINDQWRLCFVWRKGNAYDVEIVDYH, encoded by the coding sequence ATGATCCGCGGCTTCCGATGCAAGGAAACGGAGGGACTGTTCGGGCGCCGGTTTTCCAGGAGGCTGCCCGGGGATGTCCAACGGGTCGCGCGAAGAAAGCTCGAGATCCTGGATGCCGCCGAGATGCTGGAGGATCTGCGGATTCCTCCCGCCAACCGCCTTGAAAAGCTCCACGGGAAGCGGGAAGGGCAGTATTCGATCCGGATCAACGATCAGTGGCGGCTCTGTTTCGTCTGGCGGAAAGGCAACGCGTACGATGTGGAGATCGTGGATTACCATTAG
- a CDS encoding transcriptional regulator: MRSNDFFETHPVFTHGEYVSAHTASGRSKHTSNSLLHKHLATGRLLRVRRGVYAVVPRAVDPKTASVDPYQVATKLADDAVVSYHGALQFHGKVYSVSRRFHYVTRRRARPFSFRGSEFVPVQASLALRDLPDLGGGILEQPYAGGVVRVATLERTLVDVFDAPGKVGSWEEIWRSLEMVEFFDLDAVIEYARKLGSAIACARVGFFLEQHREALMVEGTHLALLREMAPGEPRYFDPKRGSGKFVSAWNLLVPEQLLTRAWEEVF; this comes from the coding sequence ATGCGATCGAACGACTTCTTTGAAACGCACCCGGTCTTTACCCACGGGGAATATGTGTCCGCGCATACGGCTTCGGGGCGTAGCAAGCACACCAGCAACAGTCTGCTCCACAAACATCTTGCGACCGGCCGACTGCTCAGGGTCCGGCGGGGAGTCTACGCCGTCGTACCCCGGGCTGTCGATCCGAAGACTGCTTCGGTCGATCCGTATCAGGTAGCGACCAAGCTCGCCGACGATGCGGTTGTCTCCTACCACGGCGCGTTGCAGTTTCATGGCAAAGTTTACTCGGTTTCACGGCGATTCCACTACGTCACGCGGCGGCGGGCTCGACCATTCTCGTTCCGCGGGTCGGAGTTCGTGCCGGTGCAGGCCTCCCTGGCGCTTCGCGACCTGCCGGATCTCGGCGGCGGTATCCTCGAGCAGCCGTACGCCGGCGGCGTGGTACGCGTGGCCACGCTCGAACGCACCCTGGTCGACGTCTTCGATGCCCCGGGCAAGGTCGGAAGCTGGGAGGAGATCTGGCGATCGCTCGAGATGGTGGAGTTCTTCGACCTCGACGCCGTGATCGAGTACGCGCGCAAGCTGGGCTCGGCCATCGCCTGCGCACGCGTCGGTTTCTTCCTGGAGCAGCACCGGGAGGCGTTGATGGTCGAGGGTACGCACCTTGCGTTACTCAGGGAAATGGCGCCCGGGGAACCGCGCTACTTCGATCCGAAGCGCGGCTCGGGAAAGTTCGTGTCTGCATGGAATCTGTTGGTGCCGGAGCAATTGCTCACGCGAGCGTGGGAAGAGGTGTTCTGA